One genomic window of Apus apus isolate bApuApu2 chromosome 9, bApuApu2.pri.cur, whole genome shotgun sequence includes the following:
- the PPP4R2 gene encoding serine/threonine-protein phosphatase 4 regulatory subunit 2, which yields MDVERLQEALKDFEKRGKKEVCPILDQFLCHVAKTGETMVQWSQFKGYFIFKLEKVMDDFRTSAPEPRGPPNPNVEYIPFEEMKERILKIVTGFNGIPFTIQRLCELLTDPRRNYTGTDKFLRGVEKNVMVVSCVYPSSEKNNSNSLNRMNGVMFPGNSPGYSDRSNVNGPGTPRPVNRPKVSLSSPMTTNGLPDSTEHKESSLQQTEDKKHSESSASESEGAHSSPVKNKHSEDDPAEAEGHEVKRLKFDKEGEARDAPNQTAASEASLGMGEDKETSSTSQDKEKDATCARQHCTEEEEEESFMSPRNVDPDGKDKEKDTESSTVNEETSEENNQMEESDQSQAEKDLHSDDSEISGSASSGADCSDTEELGSCASETPEISSETPMENSDETTEVADEPMEQD from the exons GGTTCAGTGGTCTCAGTTTAAaggctattttattttcaaactggAGAAAGTAATGGATGACTTCAGAACCTCAGCTCCTGAACCAAGAGGGCCCCCCAATCCAAATGTGGAATATATTCCCTTTGAAGAGATGAAAGAGAGAATCCTGAAAATTGTCACTGGATTTAATGG CATCCCCTTCACTATTCAGCGACTCTGTGAGTTGCTGACAGATCCTAGGAGGAATTACACGGGAACAGACAAATTTCTAAGAGGTGTTGAAAAG AATGTCATGGTTGTCAGCTGTGTATATCCATCTTCAGA gaagaaTAATTCCAATAGTTTAAATCGGATGAATGGTGTTATGTTCCCAGGAAATTCACCAGGGTACTCTGACAG atctaaTGTAAATGGTCCTGGAACTCCCAGACCAGTAAATCGACCGAAGGTTTCTCTGTCAAGCCCGATGACAACGAACGGCTTGCCAGACAGCACGGAACACAAAGAGTCAAGCTTGCAgcaaacagaagataaaaaacaCAG TGAATCATCAGCATCTGAATCAGAAGGTGCTCACAGCAGCCCAGTAAAAAACAAGCACTCTGAAGATGatcctgcagaagcagaaggacATGAGGTAAAAAGACTTAAATTTGACAAGGAAGGGGAAGCCAGAGATGCACCTAACCAAACTGCTGCCAGTGAAGCTTCTTTAGGCATGGGGGAAGACAAAGAAACATCCTCTACATCTCAGGATAAAGAAAAAGATGCTACTTGTGCCAGACAGCACTGTacggaggaagaggaggaag AGTCCTTCATGTCTCCCAGGAATGTTGATCCAGatggaaaagataaagaaaaagacACTGAATCCTCAACTGTGAATGAAGAGACCTCTGAGGAGAACAATCAAATGGAGGAGTCTGATCAGTCTCAAGCAGAGAAGGATTTACACTCAGATGACAGTGAAATTAGTGGATCTGCCAGCAGTGGAGCTGACTGCAGTGACACGGAAGAGTTAGGGTCCTGTGCTAGTGAAACTCCAGAAATTTCATCAGAGACCCCTATGGAAAACAGTGATGAAACCACAGAAGTTGCAGATGAACCTATGGAGCAAGACTAA